The following coding sequences lie in one Heyndrickxia oleronia genomic window:
- a CDS encoding ring-cleaving dioxygenase, with protein MQSVGIHHITAIVGDPQENVHFYSEILGLRLVKKTVNFDDPGTYHLYFGDEAGHPGTIITFFPWINAYKGRIGDGQVGVTAYAVPEGALSFWKNRLTQNDIHFDTVVRFEEESILFNDPHGLILEIVERKEGKKSEWEMDDISTDVAIKGFAGATLFSGAPNKTMNLLEEHMGLEKVGEEGEYIRYRSIADIGNVIDIKLTTTGRGSMGVGTVHHIAWRTKDDNEQLEWQKYLPTAGYQVTPVQDRNYFNAVYFREFGGILFEIATDPPGFAIDEPREQLGEHLMLPARYEGYRQQLEATLPPIHIEKNRRNEK; from the coding sequence ATGCAAAGTGTAGGTATCCATCATATTACTGCGATCGTCGGTGATCCACAGGAAAATGTCCATTTTTATTCAGAAATTTTAGGTTTAAGATTGGTAAAGAAGACAGTGAATTTTGATGATCCGGGCACGTATCATCTTTATTTTGGGGATGAAGCCGGACACCCAGGAACCATTATTACTTTTTTCCCTTGGATAAACGCTTATAAAGGCCGAATAGGTGATGGTCAAGTGGGGGTTACTGCCTATGCAGTTCCAGAGGGAGCCCTTTCTTTTTGGAAAAACCGATTGACACAAAATGATATCCATTTTGATACAGTTGTTCGTTTTGAAGAGGAGTCTATCCTTTTTAATGATCCCCACGGATTAATCTTAGAAATTGTTGAGAGAAAAGAAGGTAAGAAAAGTGAATGGGAAATGGATGATATTTCAACAGATGTAGCGATTAAAGGGTTTGCTGGTGCTACTTTATTTTCTGGGGCGCCTAATAAAACAATGAATTTATTAGAAGAGCATATGGGCTTGGAGAAGGTTGGAGAAGAAGGAGAATATATTCGCTATCGTTCAATAGCTGATATTGGAAATGTAATCGACATTAAATTAACGACTACAGGTAGAGGATCAATGGGGGTAGGAACGGTCCATCATATTGCTTGGAGAACAAAGGATGATAACGAGCAATTGGAATGGCAAAAGTATTTGCCAACAGCTGGCTATCAAGTAACTCCTGTTCAAGATCGAAATTATTTCAATGCAGTCTATTTCAGAGAATTTGGAGGAATATTGTTTGAAATTGCAACAGATCCACCGGGATTTGCAATAGATGAGCCTAGGGAACAGCTTGGTGAACATTTAATGCTCCCTGCAAGATATGAAGGATATCGTCAACAACTTGAGGCGACCTTGCCACCAATACACATAGAAAAAAATAGGAGGAATGAGAAATGA
- a CDS encoding methyl-accepting chemotaxis protein yields MKKNSMFAKLLLFNSLLILLMGLIIGVCQFYLFEQSLNHLILLLSSGIIAVLLNIGIFTMVFRKKFALLKKSAELSVILSKGLVTGSKETQSVDEIEQIHLALNNLTQESGVLMKKLNEVSGQVIESAAELSAISEVTSNGSIEIGKGINEIAIGVQNQALDLENTSFRVESLNQSIETMNLHNQKIKEVTANSEEATKKGAEIVIELKKSNEQSLKASEEISVGITSLYNKTLDISRITETINSISAETNLLALNASIEAARAGEHGKGFAVVASEVRKLAEQSNEATKQIQEMIHGIEQETEKTVLAMSETITHTQQLDEAVKATEKEFTSISNAVTQTIQAIDQLNDELQNITEQNQSIMTAIHSVSSVSQQAAASVEEITATIEEQNNMINHISNSANHLSKVSSQLNSLIDRYDA; encoded by the coding sequence ATGAAGAAAAATAGTATGTTTGCCAAATTATTGCTATTTAATAGTTTACTGATTTTATTGATGGGATTAATCATTGGAGTATGCCAATTTTACTTGTTCGAGCAATCTCTTAACCACCTAATTCTCTTACTTAGTTCAGGTATTATTGCTGTCTTATTGAATATTGGTATATTCACGATGGTTTTTCGAAAAAAGTTTGCATTACTAAAAAAATCTGCTGAGCTTTCAGTAATTCTATCAAAAGGGTTGGTAACTGGGTCGAAAGAGACTCAATCCGTAGACGAAATAGAACAGATTCATCTTGCCTTAAATAACCTAACTCAAGAATCAGGGGTATTAATGAAAAAATTAAACGAAGTGAGCGGACAAGTAATTGAATCCGCCGCCGAACTTTCTGCCATTTCAGAAGTGACCTCTAACGGTAGCATAGAGATTGGTAAAGGGATAAATGAAATTGCGATAGGTGTCCAAAATCAAGCATTAGACCTAGAAAATACAAGTTTTCGAGTTGAAAGCTTAAATCAATCAATTGAGACAATGAATCTCCACAATCAAAAAATTAAAGAGGTAACAGCAAACTCTGAGGAAGCAACTAAAAAGGGAGCAGAGATTGTAATAGAGTTGAAAAAGTCTAACGAACAATCATTAAAAGCTTCAGAGGAAATTAGTGTTGGTATTACAAGCCTTTATAATAAAACATTGGATATTTCCAGAATTACAGAAACGATTAATAGTATTTCGGCAGAAACCAATTTATTGGCATTAAATGCTAGTATTGAGGCAGCTAGAGCAGGAGAACATGGAAAAGGATTCGCGGTAGTGGCTAGTGAGGTGCGGAAATTAGCCGAGCAATCCAATGAGGCGACCAAGCAAATTCAAGAAATGATCCATGGTATCGAGCAAGAAACAGAAAAGACGGTTCTGGCAATGTCTGAAACAATCACCCATACGCAACAGCTTGATGAAGCAGTGAAGGCGACAGAAAAAGAGTTTACATCTATTTCTAATGCTGTTACCCAGACGATTCAAGCGATTGATCAATTAAATGATGAACTTCAAAATATCACCGAACAAAATCAAAGTATAATGACAGCTATTCATAGTGTTTCAAGTGTGTCACAACAAGCTGCTGCATCGGTTGAGGAAATCACAGCAACCATTGAAGAACAGAATAATATGATTAATCATATTTCAAATTCTGCTAATCATTTAAGTAAAGTAAGTTCACAATTAAATTCATTAATAGACCGATATGACGCGTAA
- a CDS encoding thioredoxin family protein, with protein sequence MTTLNEWFEKGIPAKDFIDSMKVHKENLQSVYDQFSVAVEDQSFFQDVKAKELRAIVITEDWCGDAMMNTPILLKIAEATGIETRMILRDQNLELMDQYLTNGTSRSIPIFIFIDKNGEEKAVWGPRAPKVQEFVMELRSALPPKEDESFEAEQKEVYKKITQAFTENTNLWNEVYNSIKATLKNA encoded by the coding sequence GTGACTACTTTAAACGAATGGTTTGAAAAAGGAATTCCTGCAAAGGATTTTATTGACTCGATGAAGGTACATAAAGAAAATTTACAATCAGTTTATGATCAGTTTTCAGTTGCAGTGGAAGATCAATCATTCTTTCAAGATGTAAAAGCGAAAGAGCTTCGGGCAATTGTCATTACTGAGGACTGGTGTGGAGATGCGATGATGAATACTCCAATCCTTTTAAAAATTGCGGAGGCTACAGGTATTGAAACACGAATGATTTTACGGGATCAAAATTTAGAATTAATGGATCAATATCTAACGAATGGAACGTCTCGATCAATTCCAATTTTTATCTTTATTGATAAAAATGGAGAAGAAAAAGCTGTCTGGGGACCACGGGCTCCAAAAGTTCAAGAGTTCGTTATGGAATTACGATCTGCTTTGCCACCTAAAGAGGATGAATCGTTCGAAGCTGAGCAAAAAGAAGTATATAAAAAAATTACACAGGCGTTTACTGAAAATACAAACCTGTGGAATGAAGTATATAATAGTATAAAAGCAACCTTAAAGAACGCCTAA
- the gatB gene encoding Asp-tRNA(Asn)/Glu-tRNA(Gln) amidotransferase subunit GatB — MNFETVIGLEVHVELKTDSKIFSSAPAHFGAEPNTNTTVVDLGYPGVLPVMNKRVVEFGMKAAMALNCQIAQETKFDRKNYFYPDNPKAYQISQFDKPIGEHGWIEIEVNGQKKKIGITRIHLEEDAGKLIHSEDGYSLVDLNRQGTPLIEIVSEPDIRTPDEAYAYLEKLKSIIQYTDVSDCKMEEGSLRCDANISIRPVGQEEFGTKTELKNLNSFNFVRKGLEYEEKRQIEVVSSGGVIEQETRRFDEATGKTLLMRVKEGSDDYRYFPEPDLVSIFIDEEWMEKVRSEIPELPDARKKRYVEELGLPAYDANVLTVTKEMADFFEATVATGGEAKQASNWIMGELSAYLNAEQKELGDVQLTPEGLAGMIKLIENGTISSKIAKTVFKELIENGGDPEQIVKEKGLVQISDEGALLKIIDEVLANNQQSIDDFKNGKAKAVGYLVGQIMKATKGQANPPLVNKLLVQELNKK, encoded by the coding sequence ATGAACTTTGAAACAGTTATTGGACTTGAGGTCCATGTTGAGTTAAAAACAGATTCCAAAATCTTTTCTTCCGCACCTGCTCACTTTGGTGCTGAGCCCAATACGAACACAACTGTTGTTGATTTAGGGTATCCAGGAGTATTACCTGTTATGAATAAGCGTGTGGTTGAATTTGGGATGAAAGCGGCAATGGCACTGAATTGTCAGATCGCTCAAGAGACTAAGTTTGACCGAAAAAACTATTTTTATCCCGACAATCCAAAGGCTTATCAAATCTCTCAATTTGATAAACCAATTGGTGAGCACGGTTGGATTGAGATTGAGGTGAATGGACAGAAGAAGAAAATCGGAATTACCCGGATTCATTTGGAGGAGGACGCAGGAAAACTAATTCACTCAGAAGATGGTTATTCTCTTGTTGACTTAAACCGTCAAGGGACTCCACTAATTGAGATTGTTTCCGAACCAGATATCCGGACACCTGATGAAGCATATGCTTATTTGGAAAAACTAAAATCCATTATTCAATATACAGATGTATCCGATTGTAAAATGGAAGAGGGTTCACTACGCTGCGATGCGAATATTTCGATCCGACCTGTTGGCCAAGAGGAGTTCGGTACGAAAACGGAATTGAAAAATTTAAACTCCTTTAACTTTGTTCGTAAAGGCTTGGAATATGAAGAAAAACGTCAAATTGAAGTGGTATCCTCAGGTGGTGTAATTGAACAAGAAACACGCCGCTTCGATGAAGCAACTGGAAAAACATTATTGATGCGTGTTAAAGAAGGTTCAGATGATTATCGTTACTTCCCAGAGCCAGATCTAGTCTCTATCTTTATTGATGAAGAGTGGATGGAAAAAGTACGTTCTGAAATTCCAGAATTACCTGATGCACGGAAGAAGCGTTATGTTGAAGAACTAGGATTGCCTGCATATGATGCCAATGTTTTAACTGTGACGAAGGAAATGGCAGATTTCTTTGAAGCAACAGTTGCAACTGGTGGAGAGGCGAAGCAAGCCTCAAACTGGATTATGGGGGAATTGTCTGCTTACTTAAATGCAGAGCAAAAAGAATTAGGAGACGTACAGTTAACTCCAGAAGGACTTGCTGGAATGATTAAGTTAATTGAGAATGGAACTATTTCTTCGAAGATTGCCAAAACCGTTTTTAAAGAACTAATCGAAAATGGTGGAGATCCAGAACAAATCGTAAAAGAAAAAGGCCTTGTTCAAATCTCAGACGAGGGTGCTTTATTAAAGATTATTGATGAAGTATTAGCGAACAATCAACAATCCATTGATGATTTCAAAAATGGTAAGGCGAAAGCTGTTGGCTATTTAGTTGGACAAATTATGAAAGCTACAAAGGGCCAAGCCAATCCTCCATTAGTGAATAAGCTATTAGTTCAAGAATTAAATAAGAAGTAA
- the gatA gene encoding Asp-tRNA(Asn)/Glu-tRNA(Gln) amidotransferase subunit GatA, translating to MALFDHKISELHELLHKKEVKVSELVEESYQTIQQVDGKVQAFLTLDEETAREKAKQLDEALGSEESKHPLFGMPIGIKDNIVTKGLRTTCASKILENFDPIYNATVMDKLHNAGTITIGKLNMDEFAMGSSNENSGFQKTFNPWNLNAVPGGSSGGSAAAVAAGEVPFSLGSDTGGSIRQPAAFCGVVGLKPTYGRVSRFGLVAFASSLDQIGPITRNVEDNAYLLQAISGVDPHDSTSANIDVPNFVQSLTGDIKGMKIAVPKEYIGEGVNEEVRQSVLNALKVLEGLGATWEEVSLPHSKYATAAYYILSSSEASSNLARFDGVRYGYRSPNAKNLMELYKKSRSEGFGEEVKRRIMLGTFALSSGYYDAYYKKAQQVRTLIKNDFEKVFEKYDVIIGPTTPTPAFKIGENTEDPLTMYANDLLTIPVNLAGVPGISIPCGFEGGLPLGLQIIGKHFDEATVYRVAHAFEQATNYHTEKPQL from the coding sequence TTGGCTTTATTTGATCATAAAATCTCTGAGTTACATGAACTTTTACATAAAAAAGAAGTTAAGGTTTCTGAATTAGTTGAAGAATCCTATCAAACTATACAACAAGTGGATGGAAAGGTACAAGCTTTTCTTACATTAGATGAAGAAACAGCTCGTGAAAAAGCGAAACAATTAGATGAAGCTCTTGGTTCTGAAGAATCAAAGCACCCTCTCTTCGGAATGCCAATTGGAATTAAGGATAATATCGTCACAAAAGGTCTTCGAACTACATGCGCTAGTAAAATCCTCGAAAATTTTGACCCTATTTATAATGCTACAGTTATGGACAAATTACATAACGCTGGTACGATCACAATAGGAAAATTGAATATGGATGAATTTGCTATGGGATCATCGAATGAAAACTCTGGTTTTCAAAAAACCTTTAACCCTTGGAATTTAAATGCTGTACCGGGTGGATCATCTGGTGGCTCTGCAGCCGCAGTCGCAGCAGGAGAAGTTCCTTTTTCATTAGGTTCGGATACGGGTGGTTCGATTAGACAGCCAGCAGCTTTTTGTGGTGTAGTCGGATTAAAACCAACATATGGTAGAGTCTCCCGATTTGGTTTAGTTGCATTTGCGTCATCGCTTGATCAAATTGGCCCGATTACTAGAAATGTTGAGGATAATGCTTATCTTTTACAAGCGATTTCTGGTGTGGATCCACATGATTCAACATCTGCCAATATTGATGTGCCAAATTTTGTTCAAAGCTTAACAGGTGACATTAAGGGCATGAAAATCGCTGTACCAAAAGAATATATCGGCGAAGGCGTAAATGAAGAGGTCCGTCAATCGGTTTTAAATGCATTGAAGGTACTAGAAGGCTTAGGTGCAACTTGGGAAGAGGTTAGCTTGCCACATTCAAAATATGCGACAGCCGCTTACTATATTTTATCTTCTTCTGAAGCATCATCAAACCTTGCCCGTTTTGATGGAGTACGTTATGGATATCGTTCACCGAATGCAAAGAACCTAATGGAATTATATAAAAAATCCCGTTCCGAAGGTTTTGGTGAAGAAGTGAAGCGTCGAATTATGCTTGGAACCTTTGCATTAAGTTCTGGTTATTATGATGCTTATTATAAAAAAGCTCAGCAAGTGCGGACATTAATTAAAAACGACTTTGAAAAGGTCTTCGAAAAATATGATGTCATTATTGGACCTACAACACCAACTCCTGCATTTAAAATTGGTGAAAATACAGAGGATCCATTAACAATGTATGCAAACGACCTTTTAACCATTCCTGTGAACCTTGCGGGTGTACCAGGAATCTCAATTCCTTGTGGATTCGAAGGTGGTCTACCATTAGGCTTACAAATCATCGGAAAACACTTTGACGAAGCAACTGTATATCGCGTGGCACATGCGTTTGAACAAGCAACGAATTATCATACAGAAAAACCACAGCTGTAA
- the gatC gene encoding Asp-tRNA(Asn)/Glu-tRNA(Gln) amidotransferase subunit GatC, which yields MSRITKEQVNHVANLARLEFDEEQIEKFTKQLDDIISLAESLNEVDTTNVEPTSHVLDIRNVLREDKAKPGLSREEVLKNAPDQKDGQFRVPSIIE from the coding sequence ATGTCTAGAATTACAAAGGAACAGGTAAATCACGTTGCTAATCTGGCGAGGCTGGAATTCGATGAAGAGCAAATTGAGAAATTTACGAAGCAATTAGATGATATTATTAGTCTTGCAGAGTCATTAAATGAAGTAGATACAACAAATGTGGAGCCGACTTCCCATGTGTTAGATATTCGTAATGTTCTTCGGGAGGACAAAGCAAAACCAGGGCTATCCCGAGAAGAAGTATTAAAAAATGCCCCTGACCAAAAAGATGGACAATTTCGAGTGCCATCAATTATAGAATAG
- the aceA gene encoding isocitrate lyase: MNNEKIIQLQDAWELEERWKGIKRPYTAEDVLKLRGSIEIEHTLARLGAEKLWQLLHEEEYVHALGALTGNQAVQQVKAGLKAIYLSGWQVAADANLSGQMYPDQSLYPANSVPHVVKRINQALQRADQIHHIEGDHSIDWFAPIVADAEAGFGGQLNVFELMKSMIEAGAAAVHFEDQLSSEKKCGHLGGKVLLPTQTAVKNLISARLAADVLGVPTLIIARTDANAADLITSDVDPYDAPFITGERTAEGFYRTKAGLDQAIARGLAYAPYADLVWCETSEPNVEEARRFAAAIHKQFPGKLLAYNCSPSFNWKKKLDEKSIATFQQELGKMGYKFQFVTLAGFHSLNNSMFELAKGYKERGMAAYSELQEAEFANEVHGYTATRHQREVGTGYFDEVSMVITGGTSSTTALKGSTEVEQFINR, from the coding sequence ATGAATAACGAAAAGATCATACAGCTACAGGATGCATGGGAGCTTGAAGAACGTTGGAAAGGAATTAAGCGTCCTTATACTGCAGAGGATGTTCTGAAGCTTCGAGGATCTATTGAAATTGAGCACACATTGGCACGCCTTGGTGCGGAAAAACTATGGCAGCTTCTCCATGAAGAAGAATATGTTCATGCGTTAGGGGCATTAACCGGGAATCAAGCCGTTCAACAGGTGAAGGCAGGTTTAAAGGCCATCTATTTAAGTGGATGGCAAGTGGCAGCAGATGCTAATTTATCCGGACAGATGTATCCTGATCAAAGTTTGTATCCAGCGAACAGTGTTCCACATGTAGTAAAGCGTATAAACCAAGCTTTACAAAGAGCCGATCAAATTCATCATATAGAAGGGGATCATTCGATTGATTGGTTTGCACCGATTGTTGCTGATGCAGAAGCTGGGTTTGGTGGACAGCTTAATGTTTTTGAGTTAATGAAATCCATGATTGAAGCGGGGGCAGCAGCCGTGCACTTTGAGGATCAATTATCATCTGAGAAAAAGTGTGGCCATCTAGGAGGAAAGGTGTTACTGCCTACCCAAACTGCAGTGAAAAATCTAATCTCCGCACGGCTTGCGGCTGATGTTCTTGGTGTTCCAACTCTGATTATCGCAAGAACAGATGCGAATGCGGCAGATTTGATTACTAGTGATGTAGATCCATATGATGCTCCATTTATAACTGGAGAGCGAACGGCGGAAGGATTTTATCGTACAAAAGCAGGCCTAGATCAAGCAATTGCACGTGGCTTAGCATATGCCCCATATGCAGATCTTGTCTGGTGTGAAACATCCGAACCTAATGTAGAAGAGGCAAGACGTTTTGCAGCAGCCATTCATAAACAATTCCCAGGGAAGCTGTTAGCCTATAATTGCTCGCCATCCTTTAATTGGAAAAAGAAGTTAGATGAAAAATCGATTGCCACGTTTCAACAAGAGCTTGGAAAAATGGGTTATAAATTTCAATTCGTCACACTTGCAGGGTTCCATTCGCTAAATAACAGTATGTTCGAATTAGCAAAGGGGTATAAAGAAAGAGGGATGGCCGCCTATTCTGAGCTACAAGAAGCAGAATTTGCAAATGAAGTTCATGGATACACTGCTACAAGACATCAGAGGGAAGTAGGAACTGGATACTTTGATGAAGTATCAATGGTAATTACAGGAGGCACCTCATCTACAACAGCATTAAAGGGTTCCACCGAAGTTGAGCAGTTTATCAATAGGTAA
- the aceB gene encoding malate synthase A, translating into MDIRISGTEIKGAIRPGYEDILTAEALHFIEQLERQFGERRRELLDNRKKRQRELDQGNLPCFLLETKQIRMGKWSIAPLPLDLQDRRVEITGPVDRKMIINALNSNAKVFMACFEDATSPTWDNLIEGQINLRDAVNRTIFYQGENGRQYKLNESTAVLMVRPRGLHLDEKHVLVDGEPMSGCLFDFGMYFFHNALRLVQVGTGPYFYLPKLESHLEARLWNDIFVFAQKYIGIPKGTIKATVLIETILAAFEMDEILYELKDHSAGLNCGRWDYIFSYLKKLKNKEDVLLPDRSEVTMTVPFMRSYSLLTIKTCHQRKAPAIGGMAAQIPIKNDPEKNEEAFAKVRADKEREASDGHDGTWVAHPGLVPVALEVFNREMPTPNQIYSDKQQGITITEADLLEVPKGLITEKGVRQNIRVGIQYIESWLSGRGAVPIDHLMEDAATAEISRAQIWQWIRHKKGILDDGRKFTFQVYEQLKKEEVVKIKSKFGETMARLDEAIALFDQLIKEDEFIDFLTIPGYEIL; encoded by the coding sequence GTGGATATTCGAATTTCAGGAACTGAGATAAAAGGAGCAATTAGGCCAGGTTATGAAGATATTTTAACAGCGGAGGCTCTTCATTTTATCGAACAATTGGAAAGGCAATTTGGAGAAAGAAGAAGAGAACTGTTAGATAACAGGAAAAAAAGGCAAAGAGAATTAGATCAAGGAAACTTGCCATGTTTTTTACTTGAAACGAAACAAATTCGAATGGGAAAATGGTCCATTGCCCCATTACCTTTAGATCTTCAGGATCGCCGAGTAGAAATTACTGGACCCGTTGATCGTAAGATGATAATTAATGCACTAAACTCTAATGCAAAGGTGTTTATGGCTTGTTTTGAAGATGCCACATCTCCGACTTGGGACAATTTGATAGAGGGACAGATTAATTTAAGAGATGCAGTGAACAGAACGATTTTTTATCAAGGGGAAAATGGGAGGCAATATAAATTAAATGAAAGCACTGCTGTTTTAATGGTTAGACCACGAGGGCTTCATTTAGATGAGAAGCATGTGTTAGTAGATGGGGAACCGATGTCTGGATGCCTTTTTGATTTTGGTATGTACTTTTTTCATAATGCCTTGCGACTCGTACAGGTTGGTACTGGACCTTATTTTTATCTACCAAAACTTGAAAGTCATCTTGAAGCCAGATTATGGAACGACATTTTTGTCTTTGCTCAAAAATATATAGGTATTCCAAAAGGAACGATAAAAGCAACAGTATTAATTGAGACTATACTAGCAGCTTTCGAAATGGATGAAATTTTATATGAATTAAAGGATCATTCAGCTGGATTGAATTGTGGCAGGTGGGATTATATTTTTAGCTATTTGAAAAAGCTGAAAAATAAGGAAGATGTACTTCTGCCCGACCGCTCGGAAGTGACGATGACTGTCCCGTTTATGCGTTCGTATTCCTTACTTACAATTAAAACTTGTCATCAAAGAAAAGCACCAGCTATTGGTGGAATGGCCGCACAAATACCTATTAAAAATGATCCTGAAAAAAATGAAGAAGCATTTGCGAAGGTACGTGCAGATAAAGAAAGGGAAGCAAGCGACGGACATGATGGGACATGGGTAGCACATCCGGGTCTTGTCCCAGTTGCTCTTGAAGTGTTTAATCGTGAAATGCCTACACCGAACCAAATTTATTCTGATAAGCAACAAGGAATAACGATTACGGAGGCAGACTTGCTTGAAGTACCTAAAGGCCTCATTACAGAAAAAGGAGTTCGTCAAAATATTAGAGTTGGAATCCAGTATATCGAATCATGGTTGAGTGGAAGAGGGGCTGTCCCTATTGACCATTTAATGGAGGATGCTGCGACAGCTGAAATCTCCCGTGCGCAAATATGGCAATGGATACGTCATAAGAAAGGGATATTAGATGATGGGCGAAAATTTACGTTTCAAGTATATGAACAGCTAAAAAAAGAAGAAGTGGTAAAAATTAAGTCCAAGTTCGGCGAAACGATGGCAAGGCTAGATGAGGCAATAGCATTATTTGATCAACTCATAAAAGAAGATGAATTTATTGATTTTCTAACTATTCCTGGTTACGAAATTTTATAG
- a CDS encoding CamS family sex pheromone protein — protein sequence MKKWLPVCATVMLLLAGCAPKFDTESKIVQDKNNKKESAIIPNYQVSDQYYRTILPFEPSKARGRIVSNLNTRYDIQEFETGLMRVAQKTFSPDTYLFQEGQYLDKDTVDAWLNRKYTPSQLKEKKMTEAENLGLNPANDEKGTVEEQNEKNPIYLAHILEHDYLVKDKEGKVSLGGVVIGLALNTVHYYQKEQYGAVYEEDIHEKTESEGKKIAEEVVKRLRNMDGLKEVPITVALFKQKSKSSVVPGNFVSYTEVGKGSASIGDWKKIDEKYYLFPDDETKKDYRDDANTFDKFKQDVEEYFPNYNGVIGRGLYKDKQLNQLSIEIPIQFYGEAEVIGFTQYITGLVINTFPDYVSLEINVTSVNGPKAIIVRNPGEKEPFVHIYQ from the coding sequence ATGAAAAAGTGGTTGCCGGTGTGCGCTACTGTCATGCTCCTATTGGCAGGGTGTGCACCAAAATTTGATACGGAAAGTAAAATTGTACAGGACAAGAATAATAAAAAGGAATCGGCGATTATCCCTAACTATCAAGTTTCTGACCAGTATTATCGAACGATCCTACCATTTGAACCGAGTAAAGCAAGAGGTAGAATTGTTAGCAACTTAAATACTCGCTATGATATACAGGAATTTGAAACAGGATTAATGAGAGTCGCACAAAAAACGTTTTCACCGGACACGTATCTTTTCCAAGAGGGGCAATATTTGGATAAAGATACAGTCGATGCATGGTTGAATCGAAAATATACTCCAAGTCAATTAAAAGAAAAAAAGATGACGGAAGCAGAAAATTTAGGATTAAATCCGGCTAATGATGAAAAGGGAACAGTTGAAGAACAAAATGAGAAGAACCCAATCTACTTAGCTCATATCCTAGAACATGATTATTTAGTAAAAGATAAAGAAGGAAAAGTATCATTAGGTGGAGTTGTTATAGGATTAGCCTTAAATACTGTTCACTATTATCAAAAGGAACAATACGGAGCTGTATATGAGGAAGATATCCATGAAAAAACTGAAAGTGAAGGGAAGAAGATTGCTGAAGAAGTAGTCAAACGTCTTAGAAATATGGATGGTTTAAAGGAAGTTCCTATAACCGTTGCCCTATTCAAGCAAAAATCGAAGTCTTCAGTTGTCCCAGGGAACTTTGTTTCTTATACAGAAGTTGGCAAAGGGAGCGCTAGTATCGGAGATTGGAAAAAGATCGATGAAAAGTATTATCTTTTCCCAGACGATGAGACGAAAAAGGATTATCGCGATGATGCCAATACTTTTGATAAATTTAAGCAAGATGTAGAAGAGTATTTTCCTAATTATAATGGTGTTATTGGACGAGGATTATACAAAGATAAACAACTTAATCAATTAAGTATTGAAATACCGATCCAGTTTTATGGAGAGGCTGAAGTAATAGGTTTTACTCAATATATAACAGGTTTAGTAATAAACACCTTCCCTGATTATGTCTCATTAGAAATTAATGTAACCTCTGTTAACGGACCAAAGGCAATTATTGTCCGTAACCCAGGTGAGAAAGAACCATTTGTTCATATTTATCAGTAA